One part of the Anopheles coustani chromosome 2, idAnoCousDA_361_x.2, whole genome shotgun sequence genome encodes these proteins:
- the LOC131267314 gene encoding pupal cuticle protein Edg-84A-like — protein sequence MAFKFVLLATLVAAASAGLLPAAHHGIATSHSTIQHHAAPAVHHVGAIHAAPAVYHHQPTIVKTIVQPTILKSYGHHDDHYEHHAPANYEFSYSVHDEHTGDIKSQHETRHGDEVHGQYSLLDSDGHHRVVDYHADHHSGFNAVVRREPTGVKIAQPVHKVIAQPIHVSSYAHAPVAHATIQHHHAAPIAHHVAPIAHHVAPIAHHVAPIAHHVAPIAHHAAPIAHSSSSIVHGASHLSHHHY from the exons ATGGCGTTCAAA TTCGTTCTCCTGGCCACTTTGGTCGCTGCTGCCAGCGCTGGTCTGCTTCCGGCTGCTCACCATGGCATTGCCACGTCGCACTCCACCATCCAGCATCATGCTGCCCCCGCCGTCCACCACGTCGGAGCCATCCACGCCGCCCCGGCTGTGTACCATCATCAACCCACCATCGTCAAGACCATCGTTCAGCCCACGATCCTGAAGTCCTATGGACATCATGATGACCACTACGAGCACCATGCTCCGGCCAACTACGAGTTCTCGTACTCCGTCCATGACGAGCACACCGGAGACATCAAGAGCCAGCACGAGACGCGCCACGGAGATGAGGTCCATGGCCAGTACTCGCTGTTGGACTCCGACGGCCACCACCGCGTCGTCGACTACCACGCCGACCACCACTCCGGATTCAACGCCGTCGTCCGTCGTGAACCCACTGGAGTGAAGATCGCCCAGCCAGTGCACAAGGTGATCGCTCAGCCCATCCATGTCTCCAGCTACGCCCATGCTCCGGTAGCTCACGCCACCATCCAGCATCATCATGCTGCCCCGATCGCCCACCATGTTGCCCCGATCGCCCACCATGTTGCCCCCATCGCTCATCATGTTGCCCCGATCGCCCACCATGTTGCCCCCATCGCACATCATGCCGCTCCGATCGCACACTCTTCCTCCAGCATCGTCCATGGAGCCAGCCATCTGAGCCATCATCATTATTAA